The Trypanosoma brucei brucei TREU927 chromosome 9, whole genome shotgun sequence genome includes a window with the following:
- a CDS encoding variant surface glycoprotein (GPI-Anchor Signal predicted for Tb09.354.0090 by DGPI v2.04 with cleavage site probability 0.75399995 near 476) yields MRSLIANLLTALVALTSVAHSARENAQEYEALCAAYQAATGTIEPADFNTAQADAEVPTAVKALYAATIPDEHYNNKTFGIFTTDTEFTAVKDTVKTEKNIDKSPVYTRPPESPGKRAALTALERLYNSTKATAGQAAEKQKELQSLKEKAEKFLKAAVFGHETATEAKEENFDTRANACNGGGNAKAASQNLAQALACVCGTASTNNGICVQGEDQANYGTGSGASAGVSAYKAIVAKCQPATEPKKVTAELLTAAVSQVESVLGNKAFTGHTNNGRYVLGNGAAANCNGGDSSATCIDYTTTVGTGTFHKVKWVENMLQATKELKKAYTIRAEQAKMQAQLEAAEAQAWQLRDTLAIATITAAHAAETIKPSKRQRQETIDSKEAECNTKDKDTDCKPPCAWNAEAKDEKKRCTLSEKGKEAAEKVAANQAGTDGKNESKCGEAKTEDECKKVPGKTPEGKKAVCGWIEGKCQDSSILASKQFALSVVSAAFVALLF; encoded by the coding sequence ATGCGGTCACTAATAGCGAATCTACTAACCGCACTAGTAGCTTTGACTTCAGTGGCACATTCGGCGCGAGAAAATGCACAGGAGTACGAAGCTCTTTGTGCAGCATATCAGGCAGCGACAGGCACCATTGAACCGGCGGATTTCAATACCGCGCAGGCAGATGCAGAAGTACCGACAGCTGTGAAGGCACTGTACGCGGCAACCATACCAGACGAACACTACAATAATAAAACCTTTGGCATCTTCACAACCGACACAGAATTTACAGCAGTCAAAGATACAGtaaaaaccgaaaaaaacaTTGACAAGTCTCCAGTTTACACCAGGCCTCCGGAAAGCCCAGGTAAGCGCGCTGCACTCACTGCTTTAGAAAGGCTGTACAACTCAACGAAAGCAACAGCTGGCCAAGCAGccgagaaacaaaaggagctACAAAgcttaaaagaaaaggccGAAAAATTCTTAAAAGCAGCGGTTTTCGGACATGAAACGGCCaccgaagcaaaagaagaaaatttcgACACCCGGGCCAACGCATGCAACGGCGGCGGCAATGCAAAGGCTGCCAGCCAAAATCTAGCACAAGCGCTAGCATGCGTTTGCGGCACAGCAAGCACCAACAACGGGATCTGCGTCCAAGGGGAGGACCAAGCCAACTACGGCACAGGCAGCGGCGCTAGCGCTGGCGTCAGCGCCTATAAAGCCATAGTAGCAAAATGTCAACCCGCCACCGAACCAAAAAAAGTCACGGCAGAACTGTTGACAGCGGCAGTCAGCCAAGTAGAATCCGTGCTCGGCAACAAAGCCTTCACAGGCCACACCAACAACGGAAGGTACGTCCTAGGAAACGGCGCGGCAGCGAACTGCAATGGCGGGGACAGTTCAGCCACTTGCATTGATTACACGACAACAGTGGGAACAGGAACATTCCACAAAGTAAAATGGGTCGAAAACATGCTCCAAGCAACGAAGGAACTGAAAAAAGCATATACCATAAGAGCGGAGCAAGCCAAAATGCAGGCCCAGCTGGAAGCAGCAGAGGCTCAAGCGTGGCAGCTACGCGACACTCTGGCCATAGCCACTATAACCGCAGCACATGCAGCAGAAACTATCAAACCTTCCAAGCGCCAACGACAAGAAACAATCGACTCCAAAGAAGCAGAGTGCAATACCAAAGACAAAGACACAGATTGCAAACCGCCATGCGCGTGGAATGCCGAAGCaaaagatgagaaaaaaaggtgcacATTGAGCGAGAAAGGCAAAGaggcagcagaaaaagtaGCAGCAAACCAAGCAGGGACAGATGGTAAAAATGAATCAAAATGTGGCGAGGCGAAAACAGAAGACGAATGCAAAAAGGTCCCGGGCAAGACAccagagggaaagaaagccgTTTGTGGATGGATTGAAGGCAAATGTCAGGATTCCTCAATTCTAGCAAGCAAACAATTCGCCCTCagcgtggtttctgctgcatttgtggccttgcttttttaa